A single Streptomyces mirabilis DNA region contains:
- a CDS encoding lytic polysaccharide monooxygenase auxiliary activity family 9 protein — protein sequence MPARRKAATVAVAVGVGVAPVALIALAAAPAAAHGTMGDPVSRVFQCYAENPESPRSGACKAAVAAGGTQALYDWNGIRIGDANGRHQQLIPDGKLCGAGNDEFKGLDLARADWPTTSVSGGAYTFKYRVTAPHKGTFNVYITKAGYDPSKPLAWADLDLAHPVATKTDPAATNGYYTFSGTLPQRSGRQLLYAIWQRSDSPEAFYSCSDVTFGGGGSGNTGSGGGSTGSSGTGSTGSGTTPAPTSPAPTASAPSEQQIADGADKSSVRHDHHDGTATPAAGTNPSDAATGGSDARPEAAGVSERHLAETGGDSSSAYLAIGGASALALGAAALFSSVRRRATTGGRRDR from the coding sequence ATGCCTGCTCGCCGCAAGGCCGCCACCGTCGCGGTCGCCGTCGGTGTCGGTGTCGCCCCGGTCGCCCTGATCGCGCTCGCCGCGGCGCCCGCCGCCGCGCACGGCACGATGGGCGACCCGGTCAGCCGGGTCTTCCAGTGCTACGCGGAGAATCCCGAGAGCCCGAGGTCCGGCGCCTGCAAGGCGGCCGTCGCGGCCGGCGGCACCCAGGCGCTGTACGACTGGAACGGCATCCGGATCGGCGACGCGAACGGCAGACACCAGCAGCTCATTCCCGACGGGAAGCTGTGCGGCGCGGGCAACGACGAGTTCAAGGGCCTGGACCTGGCCCGCGCCGACTGGCCGACGACGAGCGTGAGCGGCGGCGCGTACACCTTCAAGTACCGGGTGACGGCCCCGCACAAGGGCACCTTCAACGTCTACATCACCAAGGCGGGTTACGACCCGTCCAAGCCGTTGGCCTGGGCCGACCTGGACCTGGCGCACCCGGTCGCCACCAAGACCGACCCGGCCGCGACGAACGGCTACTACACCTTCTCCGGCACCCTGCCGCAGCGCTCGGGCAGGCAGCTCCTCTACGCGATCTGGCAGCGCTCGGACAGTCCGGAGGCGTTCTACTCCTGCTCGGACGTCACCTTCGGTGGCGGGGGTTCCGGCAACACCGGTTCCGGCGGCGGCAGCACGGGCAGCAGCGGTACGGGCAGTACCGGAAGCGGTACCACCCCCGCGCCGACCTCCCCGGCACCCACCGCTTCCGCGCCCTCCGAGCAGCAGATAGCCGATGGTGCCGACAAGTCGTCGGTGCGGCACGACCACCACGACGGCACAGCCACTCCGGCCGCCGGCACGAACCCCTCCGACGCCGCTACCGGCGGCTCCGACGCCCGGCCCGAGGCCGCGGGTGTCTCGGAGCGGCACCTCGCCGAGACCGGCGGTGACTCCTCCAGCGCCTACCTCGCGATCGGCGGGGCGAGCGCGCTGGCGCTGGGCGCGGCGGCGCTGTTCTCCTCGGTCCGCCGTCGCGCGACGACCGGCGGCCGGCGCGACCGCTAG
- a CDS encoding GNAT family N-acetyltransferase, which yields MTDAPNEPEIRPAVAADVAAVKAVTDAAYHHYIERIGVVPKPMEADHAANVAAGRVFVTGEPVRGLVVIEAHEDHLFLDSIAVHPDAHGKGVGQRLLAFVDAHARALGLSEVRLYTNAMMWENQKIYPKYGYEVVERRVDGRYDRIHYRKRLD from the coding sequence ATGACAGATGCCCCGAACGAACCGGAGATCCGCCCGGCCGTCGCCGCCGACGTCGCCGCAGTGAAGGCGGTGACCGACGCCGCGTACCACCACTACATCGAGCGCATCGGAGTGGTGCCGAAGCCCATGGAGGCGGACCACGCGGCGAACGTGGCCGCGGGGCGGGTGTTCGTCACGGGGGAGCCCGTGAGGGGCCTCGTGGTGATCGAGGCGCACGAGGACCATCTCTTCCTCGACAGCATCGCCGTCCACCCCGACGCCCATGGCAAGGGTGTCGGGCAACGGCTGCTGGCGTTCGTGGACGCACACGCGCGTGCGCTCGGGCTGTCCGAGGTCAGGCTCTACACGAACGCGATGATGTGGGAGAACCAGAAGATCTACCCGAAGTACGGGTACGAGGTGGTGGAACGCCGCGTGGACGGCCGGTACGACCGGATCCACTACCGCAAGCGGCTCGACTGA
- a CDS encoding class I SAM-dependent methyltransferase, which produces MADADQVDWDAEAATFDDEPDHGLRDAAVREAWAERLRAWLPETPSDVLDLGCGTGSLALLAAQRGHHVTGVDRAPRMVDLARAKLAGRDAVFLLGDATAPPVGEQRFDVVLVRHVLWALPDPERVLRHWRGLLRPGGRLVLVEGVWGTLSPVGIPADRLAALLEPLTSDLRVERLSDDARLWGREVADERYAVVAHV; this is translated from the coding sequence GTGGCCGACGCGGACCAGGTGGACTGGGACGCCGAGGCCGCCACCTTCGACGACGAGCCGGACCACGGGCTGCGCGACGCCGCCGTGCGGGAGGCCTGGGCGGAGCGGCTGCGCGCCTGGCTGCCCGAGACCCCGTCCGACGTGCTCGACCTCGGCTGCGGCACCGGCAGCCTGGCGCTCCTCGCGGCCCAGCGGGGCCACCACGTCACCGGGGTCGACCGCGCGCCGCGCATGGTCGACCTGGCCCGCGCCAAGCTCGCCGGACGTGACGCGGTGTTCCTCCTCGGCGACGCGACGGCACCGCCCGTCGGCGAGCAGCGGTTCGACGTCGTGCTCGTCCGGCACGTCCTGTGGGCCCTGCCCGACCCCGAGCGCGTCCTGCGGCACTGGCGCGGGCTGCTGCGCCCCGGAGGGCGGCTCGTCCTGGTCGAGGGGGTGTGGGGGACGCTGAGCCCGGTCGGCATACCCGCGGACCGGCTGGCCGCCCTGCTGGAGCCCCTGACCTCGGACCTCCGAGTGGAGCGGCTGTCCGACGACGCACGGCTGTGGGGGCGCGAGGTGGCGGACGAGCGGTACGCGGTGGTGGCCCACGTCTGA
- a CDS encoding DUF402 domain-containing protein gives MSANSPDAPRTVEIVLVKSGRTKIRYPAELLADDGTRVTVRAPWAGEGVRDFGFVRFEPGDVFTEYYWRDRWYAVKEVRDAEGVRKGWYCDITRPATLSGGELVVEDLDLDLWRSADGTDVLRLDEDEFAASGLATTDPRAATAARNALDTLELLAHEGDFEALLG, from the coding sequence ATGTCCGCGAACTCGCCTGACGCACCCCGCACCGTGGAGATCGTCCTCGTCAAGTCCGGCCGCACGAAGATCCGTTACCCCGCCGAGCTGCTCGCCGACGACGGCACCCGCGTCACCGTGCGCGCGCCGTGGGCGGGCGAGGGCGTCCGCGACTTCGGCTTCGTACGGTTCGAGCCGGGCGATGTCTTCACCGAGTACTACTGGCGGGACCGCTGGTACGCGGTCAAGGAGGTCCGGGACGCCGAGGGCGTACGGAAGGGCTGGTACTGCGACATCACCCGCCCGGCCACCCTCTCCGGCGGCGAACTGGTCGTCGAGGACCTCGACCTGGACCTGTGGCGCTCCGCGGACGGCACGGACGTACTGCGCCTGGACGAGGACGAGTTCGCGGCGAGCGGCCTCGCGACCACCGATCCGCGGGCCGCGACCGCCGCGCGGAACGCCCTCGACACGCTCGAACTCCTGGCTCACGAGGGTGACTTCGAGGCACTGCTCGGCTAG
- a CDS encoding GNAT family N-acetyltransferase, translating into MTVIISDVRPDDRRHTEGFAHVRNRALPFVLYTPDSIAYDVTHAHPDAHYRPLLAEQDGEPVGTAQVGIAHDSAEPNQGYLNVYVDPGRTRRGAGSLLVRTAEEHLAALGATKLFAWVLDEPDNRAFAEKHGYHASRSAHFLRLDLAGGTLPPLQDPPPGVELRKGSDFADDPRPLFTLDAETMADEPSDIPHEFTDYQAWLQETWHHPLFSAELTTVALVDGRPAAFSAARTDGGTRYGTVMTGTAAAFRGRGLAKLAKNDSLHRARAAGCTEAFTGNDAGNEPMIAINKWFGYEICGTEVRYVRELA; encoded by the coding sequence ATGACTGTGATCATCAGCGACGTCCGCCCGGACGACCGACGGCACACCGAGGGCTTCGCCCACGTCCGCAACCGCGCCCTCCCCTTCGTGCTGTACACACCTGACTCCATCGCGTACGACGTCACGCACGCGCACCCCGACGCCCACTACCGTCCGCTGCTCGCGGAGCAGGACGGCGAACCGGTCGGCACGGCCCAGGTCGGCATCGCGCACGACAGCGCGGAGCCGAATCAGGGCTACCTCAACGTGTACGTCGACCCCGGCCGCACCCGCCGGGGCGCGGGCTCGCTCCTGGTGCGCACCGCCGAGGAGCACCTGGCGGCCCTGGGCGCGACCAAGCTCTTCGCCTGGGTCCTGGACGAGCCGGACAACCGCGCGTTCGCCGAGAAGCACGGCTACCACGCGAGCCGCTCCGCCCACTTCCTCCGCCTCGACCTGGCGGGCGGCACCCTGCCGCCGCTCCAGGACCCGCCGCCGGGCGTCGAGCTGCGCAAGGGCTCGGACTTCGCCGACGACCCGCGCCCCCTGTTCACCCTGGACGCGGAGACGATGGCGGACGAACCCAGCGACATCCCCCACGAGTTCACGGACTACCAGGCCTGGCTCCAGGAGACCTGGCACCACCCCCTGTTCAGTGCCGAGCTGACCACGGTCGCGCTCGTCGACGGCCGCCCGGCGGCGTTCAGCGCGGCCCGCACGGACGGCGGCACCCGCTACGGCACCGTGATGACGGGCACCGCCGCCGCGTTCCGCGGTCGCGGCCTCGCCAAGCTCGCCAAGAACGACTCGCTGCACCGTGCCCGCGCCGCCGGGTGCACGGAGGCGTTCACGGGCAACGACGCCGGCAACGAACCGATGATCGCGATCAACAAGTGGTTCGGCTACGAGATCTGCGGGACGGAGGTGCGGTATGTCCGCGAACTCGCCTGA
- a CDS encoding GntR family transcriptional regulator, with protein MTLKIHIDEGAAPYEQVRAQISEQARSGALPVGYKLPTVRGLAEELGLAANTVAKAYRALESDGVIETRGRNGTFVAAAGSAAEREAASAAQAYAERVHRLGLSESAALDAVRDALRAAYGD; from the coding sequence GTGACGCTGAAGATCCACATCGATGAGGGGGCCGCGCCCTACGAACAGGTGCGTGCCCAGATCTCCGAGCAGGCGCGGTCCGGTGCGCTGCCGGTCGGCTACAAGCTGCCCACCGTGCGGGGGCTGGCCGAGGAGCTCGGCCTCGCCGCCAACACGGTCGCCAAGGCCTACCGGGCACTGGAGTCGGACGGGGTGATCGAGACGCGCGGCCGCAACGGGACGTTCGTCGCCGCCGCGGGCTCGGCGGCGGAGCGCGAAGCGGCGTCGGCCGCACAGGCGTACGCCGAGCGCGTGCACCGCCTCGGCCTCTCGGAGTCCGCCGCGCTGGACGCCGTGCGGGATGCCCTGCGGGCGGCTTACGGGGACTAG
- a CDS encoding DUF72 domain-containing protein, which yields MTLFVGTSGWQYKDWRGVLYPDGVPMRLWLEEYAARFATVEINNAFYRLPTHETFESWRERTPPDFVVALKASRYLTHIKRLRDPAEPVGRLLGHAAGLGDRLGPVLLQLPPTLHADPALLDECLGRFPAGVRVAVEPRHDSWWTPEVRKVLESRGAALCWADVLARPVTPLWRTADWGYVRFHEGRAQPWPRYGRQSLTTWVRRVADTWSDDHEVYAYFNNDPYAAAVRDAVAFAHAARSTGLTVSRTPNDKT from the coding sequence ATGACCCTGTTCGTCGGCACGTCGGGGTGGCAGTACAAGGACTGGCGCGGCGTCCTGTACCCGGACGGAGTGCCGATGCGGCTCTGGCTGGAGGAGTACGCGGCGCGGTTCGCCACGGTCGAGATCAACAACGCCTTCTACCGGCTGCCGACGCACGAGACCTTCGAGAGCTGGCGGGAGCGCACCCCGCCGGACTTCGTCGTCGCTCTCAAGGCGAGCCGCTATCTGACGCACATCAAACGGCTGCGCGACCCGGCGGAGCCGGTCGGCCGGCTGCTGGGCCACGCCGCCGGGCTCGGTGACCGCCTGGGCCCGGTCCTGCTCCAGCTCCCGCCCACGCTGCACGCCGATCCCGCCCTTCTCGACGAGTGCCTGGGCCGCTTCCCCGCCGGCGTCCGGGTCGCGGTCGAACCGCGACACGATTCCTGGTGGACACCGGAGGTGCGCAAGGTACTGGAGTCACGGGGCGCCGCCCTCTGCTGGGCCGATGTGCTGGCCCGCCCCGTGACGCCCCTGTGGCGGACCGCCGACTGGGGCTACGTCCGCTTCCACGAGGGCCGCGCCCAGCCGTGGCCCCGCTACGGCCGGCAGTCCCTGACGACCTGGGTACGACGCGTCGCGGACACCTGGTCCGACGACCACGAGGTGTACGCGTACTTCAACAACGACCCGTACGCGGCGGCCGTCCGGGACGCGGTGGCCTTCGCCCACGCGGCAAGGTCAACGGGCCTGACGGTGTCCCGCACGCCGAACGACAAGACCTAG
- a CDS encoding DUF5925 domain-containing protein has translation MSANPHDALPIRLNVDDSDSPSDVVDALFLGRFATGEQPHSHAANIDRVRSGATLLPPGARVLRSARDDDRSATLAEGDGWTLLVSRWNRGADVTVTATSTELAAKILDQATDGAADEPEPQPENVTMGFWYVSPRRGPHRTTRQISAGTWEEVRPNYTGPVADAMDRLMKTTPEDIAGRLLLLHGPPGTGKTSALRTLARSWRDWCQVDCVLDPERLFSDVGYLMDIAIGEEDGTGKGRWRLLLLEDCDELIRGEAKHTAGQALSRLLNLTDGLLGQGRNVLVGVTTNEDLERLHPAVVRPGRCLARIEVGALTRPEAVSWLGTEEGVGRDGATLAELYALRRGTTPTSVPDQREGADAGLYL, from the coding sequence ATGTCTGCCAACCCACACGACGCACTGCCGATCCGGCTCAACGTCGACGACAGCGACTCGCCGTCGGACGTCGTCGACGCGCTGTTCCTCGGCCGCTTCGCGACGGGCGAGCAGCCGCACTCGCACGCGGCGAACATCGACCGCGTACGGTCCGGGGCGACGCTCCTCCCGCCGGGCGCCCGCGTGCTGCGCTCGGCCCGCGACGACGACCGCAGTGCCACGCTCGCCGAGGGCGACGGCTGGACCCTGCTGGTGTCCCGCTGGAACCGCGGCGCCGACGTCACGGTCACCGCGACCAGCACCGAACTGGCCGCCAAGATCCTCGACCAGGCGACGGACGGCGCGGCGGACGAACCCGAACCCCAGCCGGAGAACGTGACGATGGGGTTCTGGTACGTCTCCCCGCGCCGCGGCCCGCACCGCACCACCCGGCAGATCTCCGCGGGTACGTGGGAGGAGGTGCGGCCGAACTACACCGGGCCGGTGGCGGACGCCATGGACCGGCTGATGAAGACGACGCCCGAGGACATCGCGGGCCGGCTGTTGCTGCTGCACGGCCCGCCCGGCACGGGCAAGACCTCGGCCCTGCGCACCCTGGCCCGTTCCTGGCGCGACTGGTGCCAGGTGGACTGCGTCCTCGACCCGGAGCGGCTCTTCTCCGACGTCGGCTATCTGATGGACATCGCGATCGGCGAGGAGGACGGCACGGGCAAGGGCCGCTGGCGGCTGCTCCTGCTGGAGGACTGCGACGAGCTGATCCGCGGCGAGGCCAAGCACACCGCGGGCCAGGCGCTCTCGCGGCTGCTCAACCTCACCGACGGGCTCCTCGGCCAGGGCCGCAACGTGCTCGTGGGCGTCACGACCAACGAGGACCTCGAGCGCCTCCACCCCGCCGTGGTCCGCCCCGGCCGTTGTCTCGCCCGGATCGAGGTCGGCGCGCTGACCCGCCCGGAGGCGGTGAGCTGGCTGGGCACGGAGGAGGGCGTCGGCCGCGACGGCGCGACCCTGGCCGAGCTGTACGCGCTGCGCCGGGGTACGACGCCGACGTCGGTGCCGGACCAGCGGGAGGGCGCGGACGCGGGGCTGTATCTGTAG
- a CDS encoding GH39 family glycosyl hydrolase, whose product MGRHGWNSGARRWRLTALLGVGVAALALVVTLLNTLPGGGASTAGTTRDGDKVHGTPVTPPQTPQPEVGWGFTHTQYSADQGSDTATQRVEGLLQKQSLPQIQHIMGWGAGNPEPSKGRYDFSEMDRRIDFMRKSGGTPVVTLCCSPDWMKGGKAGADNTNWSQAALETAPDRAHYADFAALAATVAKRYPDVRHFIVWNEFKGFWNDSKGRWDYEGYTELYNLVYKALKKVDKDILVGGPYLVMDSVDPRQTENASTTLKGTWGTMDQRVLDAFDYWNKNKAGADFVVVDGSSYTKDDDLLPNEFAATDKFTAVSRWVREQTHGLPLWWAEYYVEPADGNDERTGWSEAHRGAVQAAGLIAMARGGATSGFYWNPEKEKGTDCAGCLWTPTDSAGGGAALPMLDLVSRFSRAFAPGTKYATVSVAPDDVPGVRVLATDKAVLVVNTLNRSISAQVDGKRFDMKAYEVKWLTR is encoded by the coding sequence ATGGGACGTCATGGGTGGAATTCGGGGGCACGGCGGTGGCGGCTCACCGCGCTGCTCGGCGTGGGAGTGGCCGCTCTGGCCCTGGTGGTGACCTTGCTCAACACCCTGCCCGGAGGCGGCGCGAGCACCGCGGGCACCACCCGCGACGGGGACAAGGTGCACGGCACCCCCGTCACTCCGCCCCAAACCCCGCAACCCGAGGTGGGCTGGGGTTTCACCCACACCCAGTACAGCGCCGACCAGGGCAGTGACACGGCCACCCAGCGCGTCGAGGGGCTGCTGCAGAAGCAGTCGCTGCCGCAGATCCAGCACATCATGGGCTGGGGGGCGGGCAACCCCGAACCCTCCAAGGGGCGCTACGACTTCTCGGAGATGGACCGCCGTATCGACTTCATGCGGAAGTCCGGCGGGACCCCGGTCGTCACCCTGTGCTGCTCCCCGGACTGGATGAAGGGCGGCAAGGCCGGCGCGGACAACACGAACTGGAGCCAGGCCGCCCTGGAGACCGCCCCGGACCGCGCCCACTACGCGGACTTCGCCGCGCTCGCCGCGACCGTCGCCAAGCGCTATCCGGACGTCCGTCACTTCATCGTCTGGAACGAGTTCAAGGGCTTCTGGAACGACAGCAAGGGCCGCTGGGACTACGAGGGCTACACCGAGCTCTACAACCTCGTCTACAAGGCGCTGAAGAAGGTCGACAAGGACATCCTGGTCGGCGGGCCCTACCTCGTCATGGACAGCGTCGACCCGCGCCAGACGGAGAACGCGTCGACGACCCTGAAGGGCACCTGGGGCACCATGGACCAGCGGGTCCTCGATGCCTTCGACTACTGGAACAAGAACAAGGCGGGAGCCGACTTCGTGGTCGTCGACGGCTCCAGCTACACCAAGGACGACGACCTGCTCCCGAACGAGTTCGCGGCCACCGACAAGTTCACCGCCGTCAGCCGGTGGGTGCGCGAGCAGACCCACGGCCTGCCGCTGTGGTGGGCCGAGTACTACGTGGAGCCCGCCGACGGCAACGACGAGCGTACGGGCTGGTCCGAGGCCCACCGCGGCGCCGTCCAGGCCGCCGGCCTGATCGCGATGGCCCGCGGCGGCGCCACCTCCGGCTTCTACTGGAACCCGGAGAAGGAGAAGGGCACCGACTGCGCGGGCTGCCTGTGGACGCCGACCGACAGTGCCGGTGGCGGCGCGGCCCTGCCCATGCTCGACCTCGTCTCCCGCTTCAGCCGGGCGTTCGCCCCCGGCACCAAGTACGCGACGGTGTCCGTGGCCCCCGACGACGTGCCAGGCGTCCGCGTCCTCGCCACCGACAAGGCCGTCCTGGTCGTGAACACCCTGAACCGGTCCATCAGCGCGCAGGTGGACGGCAAGCGGTTCGACATGAAGGCCTACGAAGTGAAGTGGCTCACCCGCTGA